AGTCCTTGATGTTGTAATATCCCACAAACAATTGAATGCACCATTATTAGCTAGATATTACTGCTGTTCACAGTGATGCATTGCCCATCTAATGCTTGGCTCTGCAACTTACATGGTTTACCGGCATGGTATACTGTAGGCAATGGTTGAGAGTACAATATAACTGGTTTAGTTTCTTGAGactgtctatctatctgctACAATCCTGACATGCATTGGGTATGGAACATGTGTATTATGGGATGTTGCGAGTGGGCAGCAGTTGCAGAGTATAAATatcctctgtgtgtttctcctttttCAGGAAGAGGAAAAACTTATTCAACGTGAACTAACATCTATCAAAGAACAGGTGTCCTCCCCCAACACCTCTATGGTACCATTCTCCGGATTTCCCTATTTGGTCATGTACAAGAAAGCAGATTATTCAGATAGTGATGCCTGCAATTTCtgacttgttttctttttccttgtgGCATAATCTGATTCAGAGGCAGATGAAGGAGCTCATGGTGAGAACGATCTACTGTGAAATGCTTGGTTATGAGGCATCGTTCAGCTATATCCATGCCATAAAACTGGCTCAACAAGGCACTGCACTGGAAAAACGAGTCGGTatgttctttgtatttacaCATTCTTTAGAGTCCCAATAGCTCTGCAATACTCAGTTTGTCTCATGATTAATACAGGTGCATGATTAGTagttttttgagtttttaaagtttatttttcatctCAACAACTTTATTGACAACTCCACTGCATCTTCCTACACTGTTTTGAGCAAAAGATAAGTTTGGGTTTCTGAATTGCAGGTTATCTCGCTGTGTCTTTGTTTCTTAACGAAAGTCACGAGCTGCTTCTTCTCCTTGTGAACACTGTATTAAAGGTAGGTATTATGTTTTTACAGCATCCGTTATCTGGTGTCTGCATAAGGAATgttgatgtattttgtgttttcaggaTCTTCAGAGTACAAACCTTATTGAAGTCTGCATGGCTCTAACTGTTGTCAGCCAGATGTTCCCCAAAGATATGATTCCTGCGATCCTTCCTCTGGTCGAAGAGAAACTCAATCACCCAAAGTAAGTAATGCTGTTTGAATTATAAGTCTaatttggttacactttacttgaaggtatcaacataagagtgacatgatcAGGaacatgtcataaaacattataaacaagtcataaacgtttatggtaacgcttcttttagtaagtgtcagttttgtcatgacaagttagggttagggttcatgtgtcattaCTGTGTCATAACACTGTCATGTCACTtttatgtagaaaacttcaagtaaagtaTTACCCTAATTTGAGACCAATAATTGTTCAAGTCAATTTATTCATATGGTGAACTGAAACATGAAAAATCAGCTTGAATATTATGATTTTTGCAGAGAAATCATTCGACGAAAAGCAGTCCTGGCACTGTACAAATTCTACCTAATAGCACCGAATCAAGTTCAACACATCCACAACAAGTTTCGTAAAGCCCTTTGTGACAAGGATCCTGGTGTCATGACAGCTTCACTACACATCTACTTACAGATGATCCAGgtaatttgtttttctggacTCTGGTTTGATCTACTGTGGTGTAATCAAGTCTTGTCacttttcattgatttttttgttacagGATAATCCAGAAGGTTATAAGGACCTGACACCAAGTTTTGTCACCATACTGAAGCAAGTGGTGGGAGGAAAACTGCCCATGGATTTTAACTATCATAGTGTCCCCGCACCATGGCTGCAAATTCAGCTTCTCAGAATATTGTCCTTACTTGGAAAAAATGACCAGAGGTAATTATTTTTTGTCCCCTGATGAATCTGGATGTTTATGGTGTCATGTAGTTGTGCTTTGTGCTCGTACATTTTGTAAGTCTGTTCTGTTCGACAGTACAAGTGACATCATGTATGAGGTCCTCGACGAGTCTTTACGAAGAGCAGAGATGAATCATAACATCACCTACGGTATGTCAAAATTATCGGTTTCTGTAAATTAGTACATTTTAAATCGTTTAAGTACTTTCTTCAACCactgtctttttattttcagcaaTATTATACGAGTGTGTAAGATGTATTTACACAATTCATCCCAAATCTGAACTTTTGGAAAAAGCTGCAAAGTGCATTGGCAGTTTTGTTCTTTCACCAAAGATTAATCTCAAATATCTTGGTAAGATTCAAATAAAACCTTTGATTTAAGTCATTTCTTTACATCAAGATTTCAGAAATTCACTGtcataaattatttaattttttgttactGTAGGCTTGAAGGCCCTCACTTATGTGGTCCAGCAGGACCCTAAACTGGCCCTGCAGCATCAGATGACCATCATAGAGTGTCTCGATCATCCCGACCTCATCATCAAGCGTGAGGTGAGTTAAATACTGGTGTATTCTGGATTCTGCTGCGTTAGGATTGTGGGTTTACAGCATTGTGggcctttttctgttttcttttagaCACTGGAATTGCTCTTTCGGATCACCAACGCCCAGAATGTCACAGTCATTGTTGAGAAGATGCTGGAGTTTCTGCGAATTAATAAAGATGAATACACTACCATTGACCTTGTTGGGAAGGTGGCAGAACTGGCAGAGAAATATCCTTAAATATACTTAAATTTACCTCTGGTGGCCCACTGTACCTTGACTTTACTTTCTGTGAATCTGAGCTTTATTTTAGACAACTTCTTGCTTCTGACTCAGATGTAGTTAAGACAGAGTCAGTAAAACCTGGTGGAAAGCATGGTGCGTAGCACTGTTTTTAACAGCATAAAGACATTTATGACTCTCCTGTAGACTTATTGTTTTTTCAAGGCCTAAATGATTACTTTATTGGACAgtgttctgtctctgtttctcaataataaagctactggtaaagtttaaattaaatttaaattacttCTGGGTTGAAAAATGCAATCCTTTTAATAGCAtgcatttgtattatttattcctggtttgttcttgttctttgtttttgttttcctatgAACATTTATACATATGCACCAGACAATGAATGGTTCATTGAGACCATGAACACAGTGTTTTCAGTGGGTGGAGACATGATGCAGCCAGACATCCCAAACTGTTTCCTTAAACTGCTGTCTGAGGGTGAGATATTTGCTCATTCAACTTGTTTTGTAGATGATGTTATGCTGTTGTAAAATTGTTCGGTTAAGTAATTTGATACTGATATTGATTATAATTCTGTAATGCTAATAATTTCTCTTTAATGGCCCAGGATTTGACAGCGTGGAAGAAGACAGGAAGTTGAGGCTGTTTGCTGTGGATTCATATGTTTCTCTGCTGCAAGGAGAGGCTGGCAAACTGCCACAGCGCTTTCTCCAAGTCATCAGCTGGGTGAGTGCTGTTCGCAATGCAGTTTCTACAATTCTTATGTGATATTAATAAGAACAAGAAGCAGAAGAAGGAAAAGGAATACAGCGGTTggtttataattataataataatttatactgttccccagtggggaaattacaatttacactacacacaggcctgaaatacacacacataggctTAGGACCTATTCTTGCATATAGCATACTTTACTAATTACTTTACAAAATGCAAGCATTAAAAAGGACTGTAAAATGTAAGAGGAGATGAAATACAGAATGCATTTTAGAGAACATTGGTAAGAATAAATACAGGAAATAGAGCAAATCCCATAAAGAAACAATATCCGTTTTAAAGTGGAAGTGTTTTAAAAGATCATAAACAATTAGTTGGCCTGAGTTTCTCAGgtattttaacaaaatgtgtTGCATCATATTGTACTTTCGATATTTTTTacagaataaaaacattcaATGACAGTACTCATCTTTacctttcctttaaaaaaactaacttttctttttttttctttttttttttacatacagtgACATTCACTGAATAGTTTTGATCCCTTCTCTGCCGTGCATAGGTCCTTGGTGAATACTCCTATTTGAGGAAGGATCTGGAAGCCGCCACAGTCCTGAGGCTGCTGGCTAAACTACTGGACATGAAGAACACCAGCAGTGAAACCAAGAGCTGGATCCTCATGGCAATGACCAAGCTCTGTGAGGGCAGGACAGGTCTTTCTGTGGTCCTGGGGGTTTCAGAGACATACAGCAGCTCCCTGGACACAGTACTGAGACAGAGGGCTCAGGAGCTGCAGCACCTTAGCCAAGACTGGGAACTACAAGCCAGGGTGCTACCTCGAGACGCCGGCCATGAACTCCTGGAGGTAACATACGTACATACAGGGCTGCAGAATTACAATAATGATGTTTTCAGTGTGTTGTCATTGTAATGTTTACCATCAATAATTCTTAGAAACCTGGTGTAAGGAAACATGGAAACATTTAATTGGACTTTGAAAGTCTGCTGCTGTTGAAACTTAAAATTTGGTGTAAGAAAACTCTGTAAAATGATTTAAGTCTTGGAACCGCAGCAGATAATGCTCCTTTGTAGTTCCGCCTCTCCGGCAGGGTAAGTGCTCATTATCTGATGGTTGCAAAACATAACCTGCATACACTTGCCCTCCGTGACACAGAGTTGATTAGATTAATGACCGTATTTATTGAAATACCGGGGATCAGCATTTCAGTAATAGTCATAGAAGCTGTTTAAGCATGTCTGGAGTAGTCTGAGGGGTTGGGTTTACCACAGAACTCAGTATCAGATGGAAgaagataacaataataatattctgCACAAAAGCTTCTTTTAAGTTGTTTAAAACTTAAGACTTTTTTTGGCAAAATAAAGTggaacaatatactgtatatgtacagtagataAGATGTttccacacacataaaacaccttTAGTGAAGAACATTTCCAAATGATCTTCCCATCTCCATTAAAGGAGAAGTTTCAACCTGCAGTTGGTGTTGATGTTGTTTTCCAGGTAGATTCTTCTTTGTCATTTCTGGATGGATTTGTGTCGGAGGCGCTGGCTGCTGGCGCTGCTCCATACAAGCCTCAACATCAACGGCAGGAGGAACTAGCTCAGGAAAAAGGTAAGCGATTGTGGCAGATTTGGCAGCAGGTGTACAATgccttgttttggtttgttcTGACTGTGTTGTCTGCCTCAGCGTTGAGCCTGGAGCCATACAGCCTGTCCCTGCCCATCGGCATGTCCTCCTGCAGcatcacagacagacagtctcCTACACTGTTTTCCACAAGCTCTGGTCTGTCAGGCGATAGCACCGAACTCTCACACAAAGGAGGGTacgtagacacacacacttgtgctgTCTGAATAGCTTACACGCATATGCACGGCTGGTTTGAAAATCCTACTTTGATTTTGAATATAGCTCTACAAGTCTGAAGCTGGATGGTGTAAAGAGGGTGTGGGGGAGGGAGGGCTACCTGGCACAGAGAGAACCAGTGGATGAGTCTGCCCATGTTGAGGTTACCAGTCCCCTCCGTTCACCCAATCACCAGGGAGAGGCTGACAGTTCACACAGTCAGACTCCCACTCCGACACCGACCCCCGAGCCCGAACAGGAGAAACAGCAGCTGGcctcttctctgtttgttgGCCTGAGCTCCCAAAGCTCTGTGTGTTTGGTAAGCTCCTAAATACTCACTTCACAGATTTGATAATGTCTACGACAGGGGGCACAGAAtaaaggctgcaactaacatgTTCTCGTTATTGATTAATTTGCCAATCGTCtctcaattaattgattcatTGTTTTATCTATACAAtgccagaaaatgtttaaaaatattctCAGACAGAGTTTGAGTtgatgtcttcaaattgcttgttgttCCTGATCTACAGACCTAACGTTATTTTCACGTAAGACttagaaaagcagcaaatcctcacatttggaAAGGTGGAACGGAACCacaaaatgtttggcattttggtTAGAGAATGACGTAAGCGATTAATCAGTTACCAAATCAATTGGCAACTATTTTCAGCTCCACTGGCTCTGTAACTCTCAACCATCCTAATGattcaaatgacagattagacatttgtataatatgtcacaaaaagttagattttatttccatcatttacactttcaaaataacaaaaactaaaaatggggtctgcaaaagtttgggcaccctgtaaatgatggaaataaattctaactttttgtgacatattatataaatctgtcatttgatgccttttggagatttgtctgtttttcttggcttctttatgcacattaatagaatttttttacctggggtgcccaaactttcgagccccactgtataagCCCTTTGCAATATTCATAGTGGAACTTGTAATAGTGATAAAACTAATATGATACACTGTGCATTACTACAAATGCATTTATTACAACTAAAAGTTTTCCTTTAACAGATGGGGAAATCTGAGTCAACACCCCGGCGATTTAGAAGAAAAGCTAAAGGTCCGGGCTCGTCCTCGGCTGCCAGCGAGCAAAAATCCAACTCCCTTGTCTCAACTCCGAGCACAGTGGATAACTTGCTGTGTAACAACCTCCTGGACTCTAACATCAACTCAGAGCTGGATGTTTCTTCACTCAAACAGACATCCCAACTCGCCCATGGCCTCACTGCTGCAAATGGCAACTGTGATGTAGAGTTATCTGACAGTGACATAAAGGGAAGTAGCCCCTCTCTCATTGGGGATAACAGGGTGGTAGCTGCTGATCCGGATTCACATGAGGACCCAGACGAACCTAAAGACTTGAGTCTCAGTTCTTATCTTCCTGCAGAGCTCTCTGGACTCTCTCACTCAGAAATCACTCCTCTGTGCTCCAAACAAAGCCTGGATCTCTCAGCCTGTCATGTGCATAAAGATGATTTCTTAGTACTAGTTGTTTTCATTTACAACTCCTCTGACTCTGACATTCAACAGATAATATTAGAGcttgactcagatgaacttgaGGTACAGTCATTTTTAAGCAGAAAATTATTATGGAAGTCTTATGCTATCTTATTTGCCTTTCATATTAAAtggcattttgtctttttcaggtatcttgtgtgtgtgacagtcgAGTGCAGGAGGCAAGAAGCCACAGTGCAGCAGTGTGTCAGTATTTCCTGACCGTGAAGAGACCTTCCGTCCATGTTGAAGTGGTTGGGATCGTATCTTACCAGTTTCCTGTTGGGACGCCTCAGTCGGTGCAGTTCTCATACAAACTGCCTCTAACCAGCTTTGTCAGGTGAAATATCTTCTTTTTTCCAAGTATGGCCATAAAGAAACGATTGGTTTCTTACTGAAGTTTCACATTTCCTTCAGACCTTTGACTCTGACCACGGAGGAATACGGGACAATGTGGCTGGCCTTTTCTCATGATACAAAGCAGAACCTGACACTGATAAGTGACGACCTTGAACCTCTTGCAGCCACTCTGAATATGCTGGAGAAGAAACTTCAACTTCATGTTGTGGAAGTCATAGGTAACCAGACATTTAGTtctcatttacacacacacacacacacacacacacacacacacacaatacactcaccggccactttattaggtaccccatgctagtaacgggttggacccccttttgccttcagaactgcctcaatcttcgtggcatagattcaacaaggtgctggagcattcctcagggagtttggtccatattgacatgatggcatcacacagttgccgcaatttgtcggctgcacatccatgatgcgaatctcccgttccaccacatcccaagatgctctatggattgagatctggtgactgtggaggccatttgagtacagcgaactcattatcatgttcaagaaaccagtctgtgatgattccagctttatgacatggcgcattatcctgctgaaagtagccatcagagttgggtacattatggtcataaggATGACATGGTCAGCACCAATCCTCAGGTAGGCtttggcgttgcaacgatgctcaatgggtaccaaggggcccaaaggtGCCAAGAAaaattccccacaccatgacaccaccacccccagcctgaaccgttgatacaagcaggatggatccatgctttcatgttgtagacaccaaattctgaccctaccatccgactgtcgcagcagaaatcgagactcatcagaccaggcaacgtttttccaatcttctattgtccatttcatgagcttgtgcaaattgtagtctgtttcctgttcttacgtgaaaggagtggcacccgatgtggtcttctgctgctgtagcccatctgcctcaaagttcgacgtactgtgcgttcaggatgctcttctgcccaccttggttgtaacgggtggttatttgatcactgttgcccttctatcagctcaaaccagtctggccattctcctctgacctctggcatcaacaaggcatttccgcccacagaactgccgctcactggatgttttttctttttcggaccattctctgtaaaccctagagatggttgtgcgtgaaaatccagtagattagcagtttctgaaatactcagaccagcccttctggcaccaacaatcatgccacgttcaaagtcactcaaatcacctttcttcccatactgatgctcggtttgaacgcGCAGGacattctcttgaccatgtctacatgcctaaatgcactgagttgccgccatgtgttggctgcttagaaattaagtgttaacgagcagttggacaggtgtacctaataaagtggccggtgagtgtatatagaCACATATCTATACATAGTACTCAGCAAGGTATTTTATTTAAGGCTGCCATGTCATAAGGGACAAAACTCCTGTCAAAGCCAGCACAACTCCAAATCTTTTCATAGAGAAAGTGTGAAAATTCATTCTTGACCTGAAAATAGTGGTTTCACAAAACAGTCTCAACACAAAGGCTGCTTACTCACTTTTACAGAAATTTTAACTGAGTTAAAGATAACCAACTGAGCTAAAGATAAGATACTTTGATACCACTTTTTAATAAGGCCCattgaaaaagttttttttttaagttgtaacCAATGACTTTATAAATGTTAATGAACTGGTTATTATTGCTTACTTGCATCTTACATCAGAGTTGCAGTGCCACAGATGTAATGAATTATTAAGCTGAAGCAAATATGCAGGCACAGACTGTCTTTTAAAATTTCTATCATATCTGTGAGATGTCGCTTTTTTGACAATCAATCtcaactcaaggtccacttacttaATTGTTTCAAAGCTTTTGagctttttattttgtcatttgctGTCCAAGATCTATAGATGAAGCCACAAGGTCAAGTCATTTGTTTTGTCAATATTCTTTTAGAGCATCTCATAGCATGATGGatgcatgttttaaaaatgacacaGGTTGATATGTCTTAAGTGTCAACCGACACTCCCATGTATCTTACACTATCAGTGAGTAACCTTTATTATTTTGCTCCACAGGTATGGAAGGTATTGTAGCCTGCCGGCTCCTCCAGGATCAGCCGTGTCTGATGCACTGTCGTCTGCATGCGGGAACTCTGGCAGTGTGGATGCGCTCTCCAGTCCCCGACCTGCCCGACTGCCTAATGTACCACTGTCAGAGAGCTTTACAGGAGCACTGAGACCCCACTGACACCACTAAGCAACATGAGCATCGGACCCTCAGCCACTGAAGAGGAAGGTACTGAGCAGTAGTGCAGAACATCTGGTGTTGTGCATTCTCATCTTTATATTACAGTGTTTACCATTTGTTTATCTCTTCCACTATAATTGACAACGACTTTTTTTGTCCTTGTATcctttatttttaacagttaaattgGTGGAATATTTTACAGGATTACAACTGTTTAAAGTCATGGCTGGTTATAACCTCAGGGCCAAAAGACAGTTTTTAACCTTCTATGGGTGTTTGATGTTTCAGAATAACAATAATGTCTTAAAATGAAGACAGGACTTTGTGATGACTTTACAACTGTAATGCTTGAAACATTGTTAGTGAATGAAAtgaatatatacataatattttCAGTATAAATTGACCTACTTGGTTACTTTTGCACCCCAGGTCTGCATGCTGAATATCAATAGAGGTCATGTCCTGCTTTCTAATTTCAGCTACACTTTCTAGGCTACAACAATCATGACAGTGAAtcccattttctgttttaatcagacaaatacataaatgtaattttttttcttttcaagttCAGCAATACTAATTGTAGCAGTTCTGAGTGAAATGGATTGAATAACTtaaattggattggattggtTAATGTTATATATTAGGTGTCTTTGGGAGAAGCACAGGGAAGATATTGATTTTAGGATTACATTATGCTGACACTAACCTCCAGAGGCAGAAGTTACACGTATTTCTTACATCAATGATGAGAGTATTTTGTCTTAAATATAGCAATGACATAAAGATGTCCATATTGTCCATTTGTCATTATGATGGGGAGCATTTGAGTTTTCCCTGATGTTTCACAGGCGCTGCCTTCTGTGTGATATGATTATCTATGCACTCATGTTTCTGTCAGTGTCGGTGAGAAGTGTGTTTttgattattatatttttgtatcAATGCagtatttaaaacatatttattgaATTTATATTCTTACAggaaatattttatattaatttctctgaaagaaaaaaaatcattgtgcTCCATGTACTGTTTGATCGTGCTGTGCCAGATCTGAATGGTCTCAGCCTGTTTTATTTGATTCAACCTGAAGGGAAAGTTTGCCTTTGTTCTTTGTTGCCTGTGTCCTGATTAGAGCACAGCTTGACGCTAACAATGTGTCTACAACTCAGTTTTAACCCAACGCCTTATGTTCTAACGCCAAGGTGGCGTATTTGATTTGTGCCTGTGGTACAAAGGAAATCACATTACATTCTGCTAACTTATGAATAAATCCAACACATGTAAATTAACTTGAGTTTGACTCCATGATTATTTCTTAAATAAACATAGGTGTTCTGGACTTGAAGCAAAGAGGGACGTTATTACAGTAGAGGACATATTTTCTGATGTTCTTTATTCTCATTTGATATTTGCtacaatataaaacaatatttcaaatatacagtatattgaattaacattttttacttACTACATACACCAAATGTAAAAAACCTATTAGTAGCATTTGATTTGCAGCCTTTGTTGCACAGTCAAATTTACATTCACTGATACCCTAAAAAGAAGTTCACTGTCTCTTTCCA
This genomic stretch from Etheostoma spectabile isolate EspeVRDwgs_2016 chromosome 8, UIUC_Espe_1.0, whole genome shotgun sequence harbors:
- the ap4e1 gene encoding AP-4 complex subunit epsilon-1, which encodes MSDVVEKTLTALPSLLSLDSQPGSTKLSSTSKLGTLIRGITELTSKHEEEKLIQRELTSIKEQVSSPNTSMRQMKELMVRTIYCEMLGYEASFSYIHAIKLAQQGTALEKRVGYLAVSLFLNESHELLLLLVNTVLKDLQSTNLIEVCMALTVVSQMFPKDMIPAILPLVEEKLNHPKEIIRRKAVLALYKFYLIAPNQVQHIHNKFRKALCDKDPGVMTASLHIYLQMIQDNPEGYKDLTPSFVTILKQVVGGKLPMDFNYHSVPAPWLQIQLLRILSLLGKNDQSTSDIMYEVLDESLRRAEMNHNITYAILYECVRCIYTIHPKSELLEKAAKCIGSFVLSPKINLKYLGLKALTYVVQQDPKLALQHQMTIIECLDHPDLIIKRETLELLFRITNAQNVTVIVEKMLEFLRINKDEYTTIDLVGKVAELAEKYAPDNEWFIETMNTVFSVGGDMMQPDIPNCFLKLLSEGFDSVEEDRKLRLFAVDSYVSLLQGEAGKLPQRFLQVISWVLGEYSYLRKDLEAATVLRLLAKLLDMKNTSSETKSWILMAMTKLCEGRTGLSVVLGVSETYSSSLDTVLRQRAQELQHLSQDWELQARVLPRDAGHELLEVDSSLSFLDGFVSEALAAGAAPYKPQHQRQEELAQEKALSLEPYSLSLPIGMSSCSITDRQSPTLFSTSSGLSGDSTELSHKGGSTSLKLDGVKRVWGREGYLAQREPVDESAHVEVTSPLRSPNHQGEADSSHSQTPTPTPTPEPEQEKQQLASSLFVGLSSQSSVCLMGKSESTPRRFRRKAKGPGSSSAASEQKSNSLVSTPSTVDNLLCNNLLDSNINSELDVSSLKQTSQLAHGLTAANGNCDVELSDSDIKGSSPSLIGDNRVVAADPDSHEDPDEPKDLSLSSYLPAELSGLSHSEITPLCSKQSLDLSACHVHKDDFLVLVVFIYNSSDSDIQQIILELDSDELEVSCVCDSRVQEARSHSAAVCQYFLTVKRPSVHVEVVGIVSYQFPVGTPQSVQFSYKLPLTSFVRPLTLTTEEYGTMWLAFSHDTKQNLTLISDDLEPLAATLNMLEKKLQLHVVEVIGMEGIVACRLLQDQPCLMHCRLHAGTLAVWMRSPVPDLPDCLMYHCQRALQEH